GGGTCGCGGGTACTGGACCTGGGCTGCGGCACCGGGATCCCGACCGCGCGCCAGTTGGCGGACGGCGGCCTGGACGTGGTCGGCGTCGACCTGTCGGACCGGATGGTCACGCTCGCCCGGCGCTCCGTGCCCACCGGGACGTTCCACCGCGCCGACATCGCGGACCTGCGGCCCGACGGCCCCCGGGACCTCGGTCGGTTCGACGCGGTGGCCGCCTTCTTCTCCCTGCTCATGCTGCCCCGGGCCGAAATCCCCCTCGCCGTGCGGACCATCCACTACCTGCTCGTTCCGGGCGGTCTGTTCGCCCTGTCGATGGTGGAGGCCGATGTGGACGACTTCTCGATCCCGTTCATCGGCAGCACCATCCGGGTCTCCGGCTATCTCCGGGACGAGCTGCGCGAGGTCGTGGAGGCGGAGGGCTTCGAGATCGCCGAGGAGTCCTCGTACTCGTACGCTCCGGCGTCCGTGGACGTGCCGCCCGAGGTGCAGATCTTCCTGCGCTGCCGACGGCGTGGCTGACAGCCGCTGATCCGCCCGCCCCGCGCGGGCCCGCACGGCCGGAAGGAAACGCGTGACGAAGCAGCCCGGAGCCGAGGGCGGCACCGGCGGGCAGTCGGCCGGCGTGCACGAGCCTTCCGGTGCCCCGCGTCGGCCCGAGGCAGGCGGCGCGGCCATGCGCCCGCCGCCCCCGGAAGCACCCGCCGGCCGCCCGATCGCCTCCGCGCCGCAGACCGACAGGCTCCGCTATCTCGACGCGGCGACCCGGCAGATCGCCCGCGGCATGAACCTCGACGAGACGCTGGGCGAACTGTGCCGGGCTGCCGTCCCGGCCTTCGCCGACACGGCGTTCGTCCACCTGTACACGCCGCTTCCGGTGGGCGACGAGAGCACCGCCGACCCCGGTGTCCTACGGCTGCACACCACAGCGCCCGCCCCGGGCGCCGCCACCGTCCAGGCGGCCGATGCCGTGGAGCCGGCCGCGGACGGTCTGCTCACCAAGCTGCTCCGGGCCGGGCGGCCGGTGTTCGGGAACACCCCGGGTCTGCGTTCCGTGGTGGCCGAGCTGCTGGGGGTGACGAACGCGCCGGGCGCGGTGCCGCCCGGACGGCGGCTGATCATCGCTCCGCTGCACGGTCGCAGCCATGTCATGGGCAGTGCGGTGCTCCTCCGCGGCCCCGGGCGGCCGGATTTCACCTACGACGACCTGCTCGTCGCCTCCCAGCTCGCCACCCACACCGCTCTCGGCATCCACAAGGCGGTGCTCTACGCGCGCGAGGCGGCCGTCGCGGACGCGTTGCAGCGCACCATGCTCCCGGCGTCGCTGCCCGAGCCGACCGGAGTCCGGCTGGCCAGCCGCTATCTGCCGTCCTCAGGGACCGCACAGGTCGGCGGCGACTGGTACGACGCGATCCCGCTGCCCGGCAACCGTGTCGCACTGGTCATCGGCGACGTGATGGGCCACTCCATGACGTCGGCCGCGATCATGGGCCAGCTGCGCACCATCGTGCAGACCCTCGCCGGGCTCGACCTCTCCCCCGACGAGATCCTGCACCACCTCGACGAGCAGGCCGAGCGGCTGGGCAGTGAGCACACGGCGACCTGTCTGTACGCCATGTACGACCCCGTGCTGCACCGGCTGCTGATGTCCAACGCAGGCCATCCGCCGCCCGTG
Above is a window of Streptomyces sp. NBC_00490 DNA encoding:
- a CDS encoding class I SAM-dependent DNA methyltransferase; amino-acid sequence: MSNPADEFGYGSLRLDRAGQAEAFDAIGDRYDEAFPHKEGQVASAEWLIRSLPTGSRVLDLGCGTGIPTARQLADGGLDVVGVDLSDRMVTLARRSVPTGTFHRADIADLRPDGPRDLGRFDAVAAFFSLLMLPRAEIPLAVRTIHYLLVPGGLFALSMVEADVDDFSIPFIGSTIRVSGYLRDELREVVEAEGFEIAEESSYSYAPASVDVPPEVQIFLRCRRRG
- a CDS encoding SpoIIE family protein phosphatase, with the protein product MTKQPGAEGGTGGQSAGVHEPSGAPRRPEAGGAAMRPPPPEAPAGRPIASAPQTDRLRYLDAATRQIARGMNLDETLGELCRAAVPAFADTAFVHLYTPLPVGDESTADPGVLRLHTTAPAPGAATVQAADAVEPAADGLLTKLLRAGRPVFGNTPGLRSVVAELLGVTNAPGAVPPGRRLIIAPLHGRSHVMGSAVLLRGPGRPDFTYDDLLVASQLATHTALGIHKAVLYAREAAVADALQRTMLPASLPEPTGVRLASRYLPSSGTAQVGGDWYDAIPLPGNRVALVIGDVMGHSMTSAAIMGQLRTIVQTLAGLDLSPDEILHHLDEQAERLGSEHTATCLYAMYDPVLHRLLMSNAGHPPPVLLHPDGSTEVVRVPPGAPIGVGGGGFESVETHAPAGATLLLYTDGLVESRDSDVMTGVEQLCARLRAGASGTAPAPEELCDRALGTLGAGDRDDDIALLAARFEGILPDTVAYWYLAPRPQTAGQARRLTRRTLRQWGLESLLESTELLVSEVVANAVRFAGRPITLRLLRTDVLRCEVADDSTAVPRMRHARLSDEGGRGLFLVDQLAQRWGATRVSTGKVVWFEQPLPRDPAA